One Acropora palmata chromosome 2, jaAcrPala1.3, whole genome shotgun sequence genomic window, tattgtcccAGAAAGTGAGTTTCTGGTTTGTAAGTCATTTAGCTAGCCATTCCTTTTTATTAGTGGTTATGCTTCATAAGATCCtagttaacaaaagctatgcaTCGTCATTAGGGCAGTATTTTGATCTGATtcatgcatttatttatttccaaatACTAAAGATTTGTTATGCTATAATATGCATTgtgcatttgttttcattttcttgttgatttgttctttttcagtGTTTAAAAAGACTAGCAGAGTACATAAATGAACAGAACCAAAATGTGTTCATTCCAAGAGGACTGATGATAACCAACCCAATGGACAGAGGACTCAGAGTTGtatcctttttttcttgttctttattttttgtctaTGAATTATGTAAGTTTATTTGCTACCAAAGCCATTGTGTCTGTAATACCATCACTTATATGTCAAGTAGGTCCTTTGGGGGTAGTAGGTACAAAAACTGTGTCTACATTGACACCCCCCTCACCTCCACTGTACTCTGTGACAGTTAAAGTGACAGGGTAGTGTTATACATAACTTGCATTGCTGGTGTGTGGTAGTAAATGGACTATTGTTGGTTAAAAATGTTAGCTGAACTGTTGTTTGCAGCTAATGTTCATATGCTGAAAGAGTTTGTTAAGCAAAATGCACCTGCATTGCAGGCTGTTTTATTCACCCCTATCCCAACTCTAAGACCATGGAAAAGTGAAATTACTAATAAATTTTGCTATGAGCTAAAATTTGTAGCAGACTACATTATTTAATGAAGGATGCAGAGTATTGCTTGCATATAGGTTGCAAATTAAAGTGCTTTCCATGGTCTCATAGAGACTTCTACCCACTATGTCATTGCATTGAAAGAGTGAGTGAAAGAGTGTGTGTCCTATTTTCACGTTGAATCGTCGGGTACACTCAGCAGTTCGGACATTTTCGGGTCTGCCGATCAGCCTGCTAATGAGGCTAGCCGATTTTCCATGTGGTTCGATCCTTCCTGGCTACAAACTGCGTGTGGAATGAGAAGGTGAGTTATCCTTGtttaacaatgaatttgtACTCTTTTGTGTCAATAACCAGCACAACTTTCTGTCCATCTATCAAatagttgttttgaaagagtttTGGAGATTTTTTGACGCTGTACGAGGTTTTTATATCAACTCTGCGCCTGAATCGAACAGTTTGTTTGGTGGTAATTAGTGGTGGATGCGTTTATCCATTGGCATTCTTACATTATTGTCACAGAGGAAACGGTGCCTTTCAACATGCTGATAAATCTGTCCGGGCTATTTTTGACTAGAGTGAGCACATTAAACTAACACACGTTAGTTGTGCAAttgcatttgtttgtttgtttgtgtctATTGGACTATTACACTATtagattttattttatagGGTTAGAGTGAGAGCACTAAAATTGATGTAAGACTAATAAAATTTTAGTCGTAGTTATCtctattattttcctttgtgtcTATTTGACTATAACACCTTGACTTTCATGGGCTTAATGCCCTCACTCCAGAAAACAACTTAATTTATGGTAGTGATTCACACTTTTGACATTTGCACTCTTTTGTACTTAAATAACAAAAGGTACCTATAGTTATAtcagttcctttttcattgcagCTGCTGAAGGTGACATTCATTTACTGAGTCTGATTAAGAAAGCAGCAAATTCTGGAAACACCAACTATTTAAATTGCAATCTTCAAACAAGTAATGACAAAATCTGTGCgccttgtttgttactctccTAACCAAGGAACCAGACAAGTATAAGATTGTAGATCTCAAAGCGAAGATAATTACTAaatctcaaagcaaacaatttgtaataaaaaatcaAGTGCCTATGCAAAAGATAGATACTATTGTAGCTCATGACACTGGTACaatcaaactaattttatGGGATCAACTGACAGACTCTGTTCATTCAGGGCGGTCTTATGACTTCAACAATCTTAAATCTTACTATTTCTATCTTTGatgatgagaaatttgtcaactctaaTGAGTTGATTGCTGTTGAACCAATCGATGACATTACAATCCATATGGAAAGTCCAGAACATTCAAATAAAAGACAAGTTACTTGTAGCCATTTGCATTAATAAGTCAATGTCATACattgcatgcaataaaattcaaccagttaataatgaggaagagtttgtcacttgcaaaaactgcaaaatgactactctagcaagtatttttcatacaaagcttgttttgcaaatgatgattaaaactgatcagaacaaacttgaaaatttgacatgttttaatgatcaaattcaaatttttttactCTAAAATGTCCAACATCTATGTCAGAATTGAAGGAAggtgaaatgaaaaaactctttttgaccactggtcaaatgagaatgattgcttcaaaaaacacaaagatcatttcacaatttcttgaaattgtaGCATAATAGTATGACTAAGTTTTAaggatgaattttgaatttgtgacaatcatctgtttttcaaaagctttcagtgAAATATATTCAACGAATGATGAGTCTGAAGTCTCAGACATTGGTCTATGGTTTACACTACTGTTactgttcaaatttttttatttgtactcacaaataaacatttttattattagataaactgttttgttgtgaataaaaaaaaatgttttactaaATGTCATTTTATGAATGGTAGTATTTTGCTGTTcctctgaattttctcatccaatattttcttaattggacAGCATGGAGTCCTATTACAAAATTATATACTAATATTGTCTATACATGTATATtaccaattatttattactctcTCATTAGTACACTTCTTTTtatgaaaaccactctattgcACACTTCATTCTATCTATATCACCCACATgtaattttccatttcttcaataccttttcactgcaaaacaccttattattgtaatcgtcccccaaaacatgtacactcttaaaccttgttatcaattttgtgacagctgTAAAATCCTTCCATGGGCcatctatttcaaagaaactaacatCAAATTCTCTAAGTGTTTATATGGTTTCAGGGGACACTATCTTAAAATGAGAGATGTTTGTGTGGATTTTGAGCCATGTTCCAAGCGCTGTAGCTTTGTCtctattcattctaaaatcatcaaacttggacaaaattaataacgCATCTTACCAAAATCTCTCATGTGGTAATGTCAGATTATTGATTGCTTACAAGTTGAAACTTGGCCTTGTCCCCTGCGCAACCTCAGAGTGGCCAAAAGTACTTCCTGCGTTTTTTAACAGTATACTATGTACATTACGCTTTACCCACATGCAGTCCTTGactaccaatttttttttttaattttttccttttgcaatTCTGCACAAAAGGAAGTAGCAATGTACATTTTATCCAACCCTTATAGCACACCTTCTGAAGTTGCCTTGTGTTGGCTTTCAATAATTATGGAGGTCTGTTTCTGAGTTGTGACCACATCACCTGTGATGAACATTTCCAATGCAGATTGTTTTTATAGTGTCTTGTAGTTTGAGAGCTGAGAaatgaaaatcatttgaaacATGAAAACGATTGGGAATCAATTCTTGTAGCAAGGCTCCAAGAGCTGGGGCAACTTTAAAGGACATTGTTCCATGTAAAAATGCAAATACATGAAGCAGTTTTAGTCTCAGAATAATAGAATTATGGTATTTTAGACAACTGCTCGGAAACCATTCTTTAAAGAAATAAGAAGAAGCACTGAATAGTGGGAACTTCCTgcaagcttttgtttttggtctTGTCCATTGTATCATTAAAGTGAAACATTTTGTTGTATAGAATAATTAGGCTGGTTTCATAAGAggagttttcaaatgactgtcaaaaaaaggaaaaaagaaaaaacaataccAAATTACTctaaataataacaaacaacagcgcgatgaaccaattaGGTTCATCAGGCTGCCGGGCTCCTCTTGGCTGTCCGGATTCTCTAGCCCGTATCGTTAATAGGTTGAAAAGTGGCGCGAGATTTTGAAGCCAATCACCAAGCGTATaaatcgcaatcgcgtaattactttcgacagtcatgtGAAAACTGCTGTCTCAAAAATAGAAGCATTTTACAAGATTTTCCCTATccacaattttattttgctttgttctaTGGTAGACGTATAgacactttttgttttgcacttTTATAATCCAATAGTTGAGTTCTTTAACAATGATCTCAGATTGAAATTGTCATCATCAACCACGGAGAGCAGAGGTGACGGCCATTGGGATGAAGGATTTCCTCTTCTGTTGTAAATAGTAAAGGATTTTACATCATGCCACGGAAACTGGTTGTCGATTGAGGGGAATAGGACTGAAGGCTCCTGGCGATGCCTTGTTATTAAGCCAAGTTTcctgttttcttgtttaagccaagtttcctgttttcttgtttaagAGCATTTTCTGCCGCTGAAAATTAGCTTTAAGTAAGTGAATTAATCATAATCCATCAATTTCGTTGCTAGGGTCGCATTGACTGCGTTTATTACTCCAAAAgcgaaaaagttaaaaatcaCTAAGTCGGACTTATGGGCTTAGATCCGCCATCCCCAATTTCCCATTCATTGATCCTGATGTTATGCGAGGTAAAGATCTGAGAAGAGAAACTGTACGTTGGTGGGTGATCGGAGAGCGTCCAAACAACCGTGACATAGAAACGTTGATGTTCAATATGTGTCAAAGTCATCTATAAGAACTGTACAGGGCACATTTATAGTGAAAGTGCACTTAGCTTACAGAGCTAGTGTCAGGCAATGCTCTGAAATAAGGTCAAGCTAACCACGGAGCTCAAAGAAACTCCACCGATTGAGAATCCCAACTGTCAGGAGGTATACCAGTATGTACAAGCGCAGCTATAGACCGAGTTAATTTAGCGATCTCTTTGGAGTCTTgcagcaaaaatgaattattcATTCCCCAAGGGTCAACGAAAGCTTATCCTGCTTCCGAAAAGTTAATTTGTCACAGAaatgtcaacaaaaacaagcataTGAAGATGTCAGTACATGTAATGCAGTCGAATAGCTGAGTATTGGGGTTGAAACTTGAAAGCCTTAAATTTGTGGGCACCTGCTTTACTTCATGTTGTGTACTATGTCGACGATCATTCTTCTAGGTGTTTGGGGTTTTGGGATTGCTGCGCAATTTTGAACTTGGTTCGAATCTTGTAAACTAGCAGTACATCTCTCCTCTTCGGAGACTCGATGCTTTGAATAATCGTCGAGTATTTCTTGCTGCTTAACCGATTGGTCACTCCTCTTTGTTTGCGAATCATGAATATTATACAAAGTTGTTTAGCGGTAATTTATAGCCTGCTCGACGGAAGCATGTGAGATGGTGACGCAAAACTGCGCATGCAAACGCAGTTTTCAGCGGTGCCACGCAGATGAATAGCCAGCGACTACTGCCACCCTAAGATGCAAATACGACCAAGAAATTTTCAGTGTCAAAATTTATGAGTTATTCTTCCGTGAAGAGTGAGgtgagcgaaaaaaaaagtgtagaCCTGGGCCTACGAGCCAACAGGCTGTCTACGCCCCTGAcgaaaatatatatttctggTTTCCCCTTGATTATTGTGCATCTAACCActcctttttttgttgaaatataTCTCAATTGAATTggcgcctttttttttcttttttttttttacttcgaaaagtgtaaaattaaaataactccCTTAAACGGCAGGTTTTAAGACTACTCTTAAAAGAAGTGTTAAAGACTTAAACGTACAGTTGAATATGCTCTCAGACTGGAAGAATGGGAGAGCTTCTTTAGGGTCGCAAATATCTTTAATAACAACCGGTGATCGTCAACACCTAACGCGGCACCAATGTAAGTTTGGAACAAGTCAAGTAGGGTTTAATTCAAAGCtttaaaaatgaacaataaaatttcaaacaatccACTTCTCTTCAGGAAGCCAGTGAACGTGTTTCAGTAACGGAGTAATGTGGTTGCTTTTGCGGCCGCATAAGATCGGACGTGCCGCACGGTTTTGAACTAATTGAAGCCTAGTGCTAGTATTAGGGAAACTCATACAACGAAGTAACATTTTCGTGCTATCAATTATAGTTCAGGTTAAACTTTTAAGTTACATGTATAGAGAGACAGACTGCGAAGGCTTTAAAATTGATTCATCAGCCTCTGGGAAATATGGAGCCTGAGAAGCAAAAAGATGCTTCAATCTCAAGCAAAAGTTCTGTCCTTTCACCATTACGGTTTCCGAAAAGATATGTTGAGGCATAAAAGCGTCATGCAAATAAGTTCAAATTAGGCGTTTGTTATAATGTTTGCGGTCACCGCGTTCTGCTCTTCACGAAGTTTAAAGATTGTGCAAAGACATCAGAGTCGCAATATCATTTACATGAAGGCACCGCTTCGAATTCTTTTACATACACAAGGACAGAACCAAAGACAGACTCGAACGAAAAGCAATCCTGAAAGTCGTCCGCGTAATGTGGAAGTTCATGTCGTGGTCTCCTTGGATGGATGACCTTTACaagcttgtggggtcgtgtataaatagttaaaaacataaaataaatctTAATTTTGTAAGATGTAATACCattacaataaataaatgatgctaaaaatatttacaaggTTGTCGACTAATAAATTACGAAAGTTTCAACTAATAGGTTGTCAATTCTACATGAAATCAGCATTTCTATGCCGCGTAGTCGAGGCGGAGGTAgttccaaatttaaaatccttgaaataatattttattcgTATTAGATTGCGGTCTTTATGGCTCAGATGCGAAATTCCATTCTCATTGAGACAGATGGTGTTCCATAGAACGGTGCCTCTGTAAGCCAATGAATCCTTCATGAATCTAGTTTCGAATCTTGGTACCGGTAAACAGTCTCCACCCCGTAATGAGTACCCATTACGCCTTTCTATGTAAATATTATTAGACAACAATTCAGGCAGGCTGTCAATGTGTGCTTTAGAAAAGATCTTAAAGATATCTATTTTATAATATAAGAAAATAGGAGGAAATCATTAACAGGCGACGTGTACTGAATGATGTACAAAACAGCACCAAGGATAGAATTGGGGAACCCCACCGGATTATCGGATACTTTAGATAATACCGGGAGGAACTATATCCACATCTACGCGGCAAGTTGATGGGACTGCAGTGACTTTTAAAAACGAAGCGAAGACttcatgaaagaaaaactgtaatttttaaagCCCTCGCTAAACATCGCTAAACATCGCATCACCTCATCAGGGGTTTCTGCAGAAAAGTGatggataaataaataataaataaatgtctTTATTGTTCAAGAGATACCATTACATATTTTATGTTGCATTAAAGCATAATGATTATAGTGGGCTATTTAATAAGTATGCCTTTAATAAGATTaatatattaaaaagaaagaaatgcaaaaatcgaATGCAAAATGTACACTATTTACAAAGCTACATTAGACTTATAGTCTATTCGAGACAACTCTATTAGAATTAGATAGAGCGTATTTAAGAAAGGGGAGTAAGAGTAATTTTGATAGGCAAACGATCTGCCTGCGTGGAACTCCTTGAAAATGCGGCTAACCTACCCTCCTTGTACAACAAGCGGCTACTagacatttcaatttttatagTCAAAGTGAGGCATAGGCTATCGCCAAAGAAGGTCTGTGACCTATTCGTTACTAATTCCTCCTCGTACAACCTTTGTAAAGCGAAATTCTCCATTCGTCGCTTTTCTTCTGCAACCGTTggtaaacaacaataaaatttctttATACAGGATGTCATCATCACATTAAGGTGGTTTTCAGGCCAGTCCTGTTAAAGGTAGCTTAAAGTGTAAAATATAGCTTAATATTAAGAATCGGGAATGAagattaaattaaaaacatgAAGTGCTAAAGACTTGTCAGTCATTGTTCTTCGATACACTACGTTATACTAATCTCTGGTAGCTGTAGTCTCtctcagttggctattaagtAAATTAACGAGTTACGTACAAGCATACCCAGCCGTTCCTTGAGAACACTAGCCATCCATTTGGATTCCTAGCTATCCCTAGCAGGCGTTAGTTATTCCTAATGATACCTAGCCATTCCTAGCTGTCGATAGGATTATGCAGCCATCCCTAGCCACCTTTGAGGATACCCAACAACTTGAGGATACCCAGAGCGACTGGCTTGgatcaaatttcaaataaagttcTTAAGCCAGCTGCTCCAATCATCTACAAACAATCAAcggaataggccatttccgagttcccctcagtctctcttccaaggcgagtctaagtgcgaaatttttgttatggtaatttgttccaatttcaatgcaagtgaaaactgattttcatcaCAAAGGCTGCGCACTCAGCCTCGCTGAgatgaactcggaaatggcctattatttAACCTTTCTCGTAAAAGTGGAGAATACCCCGATGACTGGAAGCTGGCAAAAGAGTACTCTCCGGTAAAGCCATTCTAAGGTGTGGAGCTTCCCAAGGCTCGATACTTGGGCCACTTTTGTTCCTAATACATATTAATGATCATAATATACATTAATGATCTACAAGGGgaataaatttgatttcaaagagTTTAACAAAAGGAAGTGCAGTGTGCTCTTAAAAATCTCAATGTAAGAAAGTCGTATGGGTGGGATGTGACAGCACCACCAAAACTCTTTAAGGGAGTGGCTGAAGGAATTGCACCATCCCTGACTAGACTTTACAATAACTGTATTGACTTAGGCGAGTGGCCATCTGAATGGAAGAAAGGCGAATGGACCCCTGGATTTAAAAAGGGAGatagacaagaaaaaaaactatcgCCCAATCACTTCACTTATATGTGTGGACAAGATTTTTGAACATTTACTCAGCAAACAAGTGACCAGACATTATGACCATGCTCTGTACCACAGGATGACAGCTTATAGAAAACAACACAGCTGCGAGACAACCCTGCTGATGTTGTTTGAAGACTGGAGGCTTGCAGTGGACAGAAAAGAGCTGGTAACAATATTGTCTACTGACATGAGTAAGGCATTTGACTCGCTAAGCCATTCACTCACTCTAAAAAAGCTGGATGCTTACGGTTTAAATAGCAGTTCACTTGAACTGATTAGATCATTTTTGAAGAACAGGCTCAACagagtaaaaataaatttgcacGATAAATTCAAGCCTACAATGTTCCCTTGCTATAGAGCTAAAATGACTCTTATGTACCGAatcttataataataataataataataataataataataataataatgataataataatattagtgaTAACACCAGACTTAATATTAGTATTAGACTTAATATTAGTGATAACACCAGACCAATAACATGCTTGAACACAATCTACAAGTGGTACACGTCATGTCTCCTTGGACCCATGGATGAGCACCTCAAGAAGTACGGTCTAATGCAAGGGGATCAACGTGGTGCGAAGGAAGGGTGTTGTGGGACTGGTGATAACTTACTGATCGATAGAACGGTCTGTCAGGATAGTCAGCGAGGAAAGCGGAACGTGAGCATGGCATGGGTTGACGTACGGAAAGCTTATGATAGCGTGGACCATGGATGGTTGAGGGAGATGTTTACTGTGCATAGGTTCCCGGTATGGCTTTGCAAGGTCATCAACAAGCTTAGTGCTAGTTGGAACACCAGGATATCAGTGCGCACAGCCCAAGGCGTGGAAACGTCGGAGGTGATTACCTTTAGAAGGGGACTTCCACAGGGTGACGCCCTTTGCCCCAGGCTTTTCACGCTATGCATAAGCCCGGTCTCGTGGATGTTGAAAGCAACTGAGGGCTACAGATTATCTAAGCCGATCGGAAAGGCGGTGACTCATCTCTTGTATATAGACGACTTAAAGATCTTTGCAGCGTCAAGGGATCGGAGAAGCTAAGAAGGGCCATGGCTGCTGTGAGGGGGGCGATGAAGGATATAGGACTCGAGTGGAATGAAAGAAAGTGCTCAGTTGCTCACGTGAAAAGAGGAACACTGGAACCAGAGGAGTCAGAGAGTGCGGGGGACAGCGAGAGAGAGGTCAAGAGTGTGGCGGAGGGTTCTCACTATAAGTTCCTTGGAGTTATGGAAAATACTAAACAGGATGACGACCTTAGTCTCCAGATCGCAGGCAAggcttattaattttacaacgTAAATCTCTGATATGGTCAAGCCCGCTACCAGATTATAATAAGGTACAGGCGTCAAACCAATTTGCGATGCCAGTTTTGAGCTACCTGATGCCCACCCAGTGCTGGCCGGTAGTGGAACTGAAGAGATTGGACAGAGAAGCAAGGAAGGTTATCGTGGAGAACGGAGGTAAGCACCCTCTTGGGTCTACAGCCCTATTATATCTGCCTAGGATGCTTGGAGGACGAGGCCTCAAGAGCGTTGAAAGAGAGTACAAGCAGACTAAGATCAAGGCGGTTGTAAGACTGTATCGGAATGAAGATCCTGCAATGGAGGTAGTAAGGCAGTTTGAGGAGAAATCAGAACAGAAGGGACGGCGATCAATGGTGAAGGATACCAAGAAATATGCATCTGAGTTTGGGCTCAAACTATCTCTGGTGCGTCCCCAACCATTGATCACATGTCTAATGAAAGATGAGGAAGTACCTGTGAAGAAGATTGGGGTAGGGTTGAAGACAGCTGCTGCAGAAAGGGATGTAGAGGAACTGAAGGTAGAGGGGTGGCAAGGAAGTTTGCTAAGTGAGAGGTGGGAGGATCAAGAGGTTGGAGAGGAATGCTTTCCTTGGATGAGCGAGTGGAAGACTGCTCCGACTCACACCATAGCAGGGCTGCAGGAGTTATACCAGCAACTCCTGCCAACGAAAGTctaccatcagaaaaagacaGGGACTCACAAAAGTCAGGATGTGAAATGTCGCATGTGTGGTAAGGCCGCTGAAATGCAAGCGCACGTGCTAGCTGGGTGTGGTGCGTAAGCCCAGTCAAAATACATGCCTCGACACAACGCAGCACTCAAGGTGATTTTCTACAAGCTTTTGAAAGACCTAGACCTAGTGACATCTGTACCACCGTGGTATTCTCAGAATACGCCGAAGCCGCTCTACGAGAACGAGAAACGAAAGGCACTCTGGGACGTACCACTGTATGCAGAATACGCGGAGGTGAGAAAAAATAGGATAGACTGTACTGTTATAgacaaggagaagaagaaagtgGTGCTACTCGAAATGAGCTGTTCGTGGGTTAGTAACAGAGAGTGTGCACAAGTGTGCAGAGAAGACGAGTAAGTACGCTCCGCTGCGGTACGAACTAAGAAGGAGATACCCGGGGTACAAGACTGAGCAGCATAATATCAAAACAGACGCGCTAGGAGGAAGCTCGCGAAGTGTCAAGGAAAGCTTACGCCAATTGCTTGGAAGTGGCCGATGTAATTCAGTGCTCAGAAACATGCAGAAAGCTGTGATCTCTAGCTCCTTCAAGGTCCTGTGGGACTAAGGCTTCAGACGACATTAGTTTCAAGTATAGTTTTAATAGGTTCATAGGACATTTATCTCTATTTTAGGGGCGAAGGGAGACACTATTTTAGAATTTTTAGATCTTAACTGCGTAGGAGTGATAATTGAATAGGCTACGCCTTTGGCGCCCTATATCAATTTATTTGTAATCTGAGGCATTCAGAAGTGTATACtgcatataataatattaacaataataataatcgttATTTATATAGCGCCATTTTTACTTTATTAAGACATgtctagaaaaaaaattacatcataAGTGTAATGGTCATAACAACAGATGTGAGGTGAGCTAAAAAGAACgactaaaaagaaaattcttcaCACTGTTCTTGCGAGCTTAAACAAGTTGTAGTTCTAATTCGATCTGGTAAACCGTTCCAGAGAAGCAGTCATAGAAAAGTGTGCTTTCCATAGGACTCAAGATTCGAGAATTTACAAAGGCATGTATGAGAATTTCGCAATGCTTGTGTGATAGGAACCTTCTGATGGTGGCTATGGTAGAAAGCTGTTTTACAAAGAAAGTTCACTTGCCTGTTCATAGACAGGGCATTATCAAACCAGACGCCGATGTTTCTAGCCGAGTCAGTTGCTACAATTAATTCAGTGCCTGCGTAAATAGAGCTAAGCTGCAGAGGGGTCTTCAGGTCGATGAATGTTGGCTTgcatgaacaaaataattccCCTTTATGAACACctaaaaaaataacgaaaaaagtgaaattgtaATCAGTTTCGTTTTAGGAAATTACAAAGCCATTCATTAGGTCGATATTCAGAAccagtaaaaaataaaagacagCTTACCTCGCTGTCGCAAAGCAGAGAAACCAACACAATTTTATCGAGAGACGCACCGCGCCTTTAAGTCCTAGTAGCCAAGGGCGCGAtccattcaaccaaaattCCAACCGGTCCGACCGGGAAAAGAGGACCACCTCAAAAGGTGGACCAgttttttcgaaacttttcCGGTTGGACCGAACCGATCCATTGAGTTTTGGACCGAAATTTCCGGAaattttggttgaatggaTCGCGCCCCAAGCTTCTGCTATATATCTCGGAGATCATGTGACCATTCTCGTTTACCGACAAACAAGTATTTCAGACCACAACTTGGTGTGCGCAAAGTCCACacgaaaaaatgaaacaatcatTCACTCTTACTTGATTTCTCTGTCTAGCTCTTCGTTGCTGCTGATTTAGCTTTGCGAAAGGTAATTGAAAAACCTTGATTGAGTAAACGTTTTTTCCGTCCTGGTATTTCCCTTTAAAGAAGTAGTCCTTCTATGTTGACGAGCGAGGCCTTATTTCTTTGTAGAACTAGATTCACTGAAATCAAGAAAGCATAATTCAGGTCTTACGTATGTACTATAAACTGCCTACTAGGTTTTTCTTCATAAAAGATTAATATTTTGCGACCCAAAATTGGGAGAGGCCAATGCTTCCTCCTttattgttggaaaaaaactCATTTATgtgaccattcaaatgaaagctactgaGGATTTAATTTGCTATGATTTCTTTCTTCTGTTGTGTGTGTATTTTGTAGCCTCCTGGgttcgaattttttttgggGATTCACATCTCAATTACCCCCTTTTTTTGTCTAGTAGGCATTGTATTGGTGCCCGGggtatttaaggacggtgcctactaattaaagatattttttccccggcatgtgattatgcaggaaatgtaggtcttaacaagtcctattgaaatcgaaaaagaaaattgggggtaaccacgcatttttcaaagataattcatgaataatatctgtaaaaagctttaaaatacaaagcaatgtatggcgttctttctcaaattgaagcttaattatttcgcaaaaatgcatggttacccccaattttctttttggataccaagagtacttactaagacctactttctccggatagttttaaaccgcgcaaaa contains:
- the LOC141873723 gene encoding uncharacterized protein LOC141873723, producing the protein MPVLSYLMPTQCWPVVELKRLDREARKVIVENGGKHPLGSTALLYLPRMLGGRGLKSVEREYKQTKIKAVVRLYRNEDPAMEVVRQFEEKSEQKGRRSMVKDTKKYASEFGLKLSLVRPQPLITCLMKDEEVPVKKIGVGLKTAAAERDVEELKVEGWQGSL